One part of the Quercus lobata isolate SW786 chromosome 7, ValleyOak3.0 Primary Assembly, whole genome shotgun sequence genome encodes these proteins:
- the LOC115951236 gene encoding homeobox-leucine zipper protein HOX11, whose amino-acid sequence MELALSLGDAPKPFTFLDKTPKLSNKDLGFCMGLGTSSGSRSSDEKTRETRESEEDDGDERRRVSSDPPLQLDLLPFTPVLRTHQPSQLRFPWLTDNLASEPGSSDGPGRGLDVNRFPTVATAAEETDDGAALSSPNSTVSSFQMDFCVRNGGRSKRDLDIETERASSRASDDEENGSTRKKLRLSKEQSAFLEESFKEHSTLNPKQKLALAKQLNLRPRQVEVWFQNRRARTKLKQTEVDCEYLKRCCETLTEENRRLQKELQELRALKTSQPFYMQLPATTLTMCPSCERVATTTTTTSGTNGNTNNNTTTNTNNTTNSAAMSLAKARLYPFSSQVQAHMQQAPAHQAAS is encoded by the exons ATGGAACTAGCTTTGAGTCTTGGTGATGCACCGAAACCATTCACGTTTCTTGACAAAACTCCTAAGTTGTCTAACAAGGATCTTGGGTTCTGCATGGGCTTAGGAACCAGTAGTGGATCAAGATCATCGGATGAGAAAACGAGAGAGACCCGTGAGAGTGAAGAAGACGATGGTGATGAAAGAAGAAGAGTTTCTTCAGATCCACCACTTCAGCTTGATCTTCTACCTTTCACACCTGTTCTTCGCACCCACCAACCTTCACAGCTTCGCTTTCCTTGGCTTACTGATAACT TGGCATCTGAACCGGGTTCTTCGGATGGACCGGGAAGAGGGTTGGATGTGAACCGGTTTCCGACGGTGGCGACGGCGGCGGAGGAGACAGACGATGGGGCAGCGCTGTCTTCTCCAAACAGTACAGTTTCATCATTTCAGATGGATTTCTGTGTAAGAAATGGTGGAAGAAGCAAGAGAGATTTGGATATTGAGACTGAGAGAGCAAGTTCAAGGGCGAGTGATGATGAGGAAAATGGTTCCACTCGGAAGAAACTCAGGCTCTCCAAAGAACAGTCTGCTTTTCTTGAAGAGAGTTTCAAAGAGCACAGTACTCTCAACCCA AAACAAAAGCTTGCTCTGGCAAAACAGTTAAACCTTCGTCCTAGGCAGGTGGAAGTTTGGTTTCAAAATAGAAGAGCAAG GACGAAGCTAAAGCAGACAGAAGTAGATTGTGAGTATTTAAAGAGGTGCTGTGAAACCCTGACAGAGGAAAATAGGAGGTTACAAAAGGAACTGCAAGAACTAAGAGCTTTGAAAACCTCTCAACCTTTCTACATGCAACTCCCTGCAACCACTCTCACTATGTGCCCATCTTGTGAACGCGTGGCCACCACGACCACAACCACTTCAGGTACCAATGGGAACACcaacaacaacaccaccaccaacaccaataATACTACTAATTCAGCGGCTATGTCACTTGCTAAAGCTAGATTATACCCTTTTTCTTCTCAAGTCCAAGCTCACATGCAACAGGCC